A window of the Cystobacter fuscus genome harbors these coding sequences:
- a CDS encoding DsbA family oxidoreductase encodes MKPSSKPLQITIYQDVLCSWCYLADLRLETLKHEFGDIVRWRVRPYPLRVHDKRPTEKELRGLTQEISLAQKEPEPVARLLSTELWRGGDPPRSSIPALAALEAANLQGPTARAHLARAMQKTALEQGVNVTRTDVIFELATRVGLDMSPFSVAYHSADTRKLILDEHQLAASRGVRGVPTLVIAGRWMVCGLREVSEYREYILGCLSKLYTPRAGSSERVVH; translated from the coding sequence ATGAAGCCCTCCTCCAAACCACTGCAGATCACCATCTACCAGGACGTGTTGTGCTCCTGGTGCTACCTGGCCGACCTGCGGCTGGAGACCCTCAAGCATGAGTTCGGAGACATCGTCCGCTGGCGCGTGCGCCCCTATCCCCTGCGCGTCCACGACAAGCGGCCCACGGAGAAGGAGCTGCGGGGACTGACGCAGGAGATCAGTCTGGCGCAGAAGGAGCCGGAGCCGGTGGCGCGGCTGTTGTCGACGGAGCTGTGGCGGGGAGGAGATCCGCCGCGCTCGAGCATCCCGGCGCTCGCGGCGCTGGAGGCGGCGAACCTGCAGGGTCCCACGGCGCGCGCGCACCTCGCGCGGGCCATGCAGAAGACGGCGCTGGAGCAGGGCGTCAACGTGACGCGCACGGATGTCATCTTCGAGCTGGCCACCCGCGTGGGCCTGGACATGAGCCCCTTCTCGGTGGCGTACCACTCGGCCGACACGCGCAAGCTCATCCTCGACGAGCACCAGCTCGCCGCGAGCCGGGGCGTGCGCGGAGTGCCCACGCTCGTCATCGCCGGCAGGTGGATGGTGTGCGGCCTGCGCGAGGTGAGCGAGTACCGCGAGTACATCCTCGGCTGTCTGAGCAAGCTGTACACGCCCCGCGCCGGCTCGTCCGAGCGCGTGGTCCATTGA
- a CDS encoding ATP-grasp domain-containing protein: protein MPAKKVSSKKASVQARAKAPPRTVEPRPSSGAAPPPRLPRSKRTVVILSRKRSLYSTRRLVEAIRQRGHRPLVLDTLRCTMVLAPSQPRMLYRGVDIKGVDVVIPRIGASITGYGLAVVAHFEMMGVPVLNGALAISQSRDKLRALQLLCRAGLDAPRTVMAHDRSNMRKLVEEVGGLPVIIKLLRGTQGVGVMIAHTLQEVQTIGSTFWDLGQEVVLQEFVAESKGRDVRALVVGDKVVGAMRRRAKQGEFRSNIHRGGEGSPVELSATYVEVAVRAARLLGLGIAGVDMLEGHHGPRLMELNSSPGFEGLERATGQDIAGEMIDHALALVEARAIATRPTL, encoded by the coding sequence ATGCCCGCCAAGAAGGTCTCGTCCAAGAAGGCGTCCGTCCAGGCGCGCGCCAAGGCGCCCCCGCGCACCGTGGAGCCCCGGCCCTCCTCCGGCGCGGCCCCCCCACCCCGCCTGCCCCGGTCGAAGCGGACCGTGGTCATCCTCTCGCGCAAACGCTCGCTCTACTCCACCCGCCGGCTGGTGGAGGCCATCCGGCAGCGCGGGCATCGGCCCCTGGTACTCGACACGCTGCGCTGCACCATGGTGCTCGCCCCCAGCCAACCGCGGATGCTCTACCGGGGGGTGGACATCAAGGGCGTGGACGTGGTGATTCCGCGCATTGGCGCCTCCATCACCGGCTATGGCCTGGCCGTGGTGGCGCACTTCGAGATGATGGGGGTGCCGGTGCTCAACGGCGCCCTGGCCATCTCCCAGAGCCGCGACAAGCTCCGGGCGCTCCAGTTGCTGTGCCGCGCGGGCCTGGACGCGCCGCGCACGGTGATGGCGCATGACCGCAGCAACATGCGCAAGCTGGTGGAGGAGGTGGGCGGGCTGCCCGTCATCATCAAGCTCTTGCGCGGCACCCAGGGCGTGGGGGTGATGATCGCCCACACGCTGCAGGAGGTGCAGACCATCGGCAGCACCTTCTGGGACCTGGGACAGGAGGTGGTGCTCCAGGAGTTCGTCGCGGAGAGCAAGGGCCGGGACGTGCGCGCCCTGGTGGTGGGCGACAAGGTGGTGGGCGCCATGCGCAGGCGGGCCAAGCAGGGCGAGTTCCGCTCCAACATCCACCGGGGCGGCGAGGGCAGTCCGGTGGAGCTGTCCGCCACCTATGTCGAGGTGGCGGTGCGGGCCGCTCGCCTGCTCGGGCTGGGGATCGCGGGGGTGGACATGCTGGAGGGCCATCACGGGCCGCGGCTCATGGAGCTCAACTCCAGTCCGGGCTTCGAGGGCCTGGAGCGGGCGACGGGGCAGGACATCGCCGGGGAGATGATCGACCACGCGCTCGCCCTGGTCGAGGCGCGCGCGATCGCCACCCGCCCGACGTTGTAA
- a CDS encoding sigma 54-interacting transcriptional regulator: MRTPEPHPDDILTNPGENGLDSVVAPEAGAGAGTEILVLEPRATLKLRKCRVQVTAGPDEGRSIVSDKERLRCGAHPTNDLVLAEDRTASRHHFEILNTERGWLLVDLNSTNGTFLEGRRVERAYLSAGAVVRAGSSVLSFTPIDEEVTVEPDREGELGGLVGQSVHMRQVFALIKKIAPLDVSVIIGGETGTGKELVARAIHERSSRSKGPLVVLDCGAIPPHLIESELFGHEKGAFTGAMAERPGAFERAHGGTIFLDELGELRLDLQPKLLRVLENREVRRVGGNDVLSVDCRVIAATNRDLVKEIAAGHFREDLFFRLSVIHLQLPPLRERREDIPLILSRALADPEVLARHGRKHISPEALALLMAYAWPGNVRELVNVLSHVLAFSEGEEVLPEHLPARVRGQAREVPLPFNEHLTFKDAKEQLLENFEREYITRVLSRCEGNLSRAARESGLHRKSIERLVKKYQLDAKGMKPR, encoded by the coding sequence ATGCGTACCCCCGAACCGCACCCGGACGACATCCTCACCAATCCGGGAGAGAACGGTCTCGACTCCGTCGTGGCCCCGGAGGCGGGCGCCGGCGCCGGCACGGAAATCCTCGTGTTGGAGCCCCGCGCCACGCTCAAGTTGCGCAAATGCCGCGTCCAGGTGACGGCCGGACCGGACGAGGGGCGCTCGATCGTGTCGGACAAGGAGCGCCTGCGCTGCGGGGCCCACCCCACCAATGACCTGGTGCTCGCCGAGGATCGCACCGCCAGCCGCCACCACTTCGAGATCCTCAACACCGAGCGGGGCTGGCTCCTGGTGGACCTCAACTCCACCAATGGCACCTTCCTGGAGGGGCGGCGCGTGGAGCGCGCCTACCTGTCTGCGGGGGCCGTGGTGCGCGCGGGCTCCTCGGTGCTCTCCTTCACCCCCATCGACGAGGAGGTGACGGTCGAGCCGGACCGCGAGGGCGAGCTCGGGGGACTGGTGGGGCAGAGCGTGCACATGCGGCAGGTGTTCGCGCTCATCAAGAAGATCGCCCCGCTGGACGTGTCCGTCATCATCGGGGGCGAGACGGGCACGGGCAAGGAGCTGGTGGCGCGCGCCATCCACGAGCGCAGCAGCCGGAGCAAGGGCCCCCTGGTGGTGCTCGACTGTGGCGCCATTCCGCCCCACCTCATCGAGAGCGAGCTGTTCGGCCACGAGAAGGGGGCCTTCACCGGTGCGATGGCGGAGCGGCCGGGGGCCTTCGAGCGCGCCCACGGCGGCACCATCTTCCTCGACGAGCTGGGGGAGCTGCGGTTGGATCTGCAACCCAAGCTCCTGCGCGTGCTGGAGAACCGTGAGGTGCGGCGCGTGGGTGGCAACGACGTGCTGTCGGTGGACTGCCGCGTCATCGCCGCCACCAACCGCGACCTGGTGAAGGAGATCGCCGCGGGCCACTTCCGCGAGGACCTCTTCTTCCGCCTGTCCGTCATCCACCTGCAACTGCCGCCGCTGCGCGAGCGCCGCGAGGACATTCCCCTCATCCTCTCGCGCGCCCTGGCGGATCCCGAGGTGCTCGCGCGCCATGGCCGCAAGCACATCTCCCCCGAGGCCCTCGCCCTGCTCATGGCCTACGCCTGGCCGGGCAACGTGCGCGAGCTGGTGAACGTGCTCTCGCACGTGCTCGCCTTCAGCGAGGGCGAGGAGGTGCTGCCCGAGCACCTGCCCGCGCGCGTGCGGGGCCAGGCCCGCGAGGTGCCGCTGCCCTTCAACGAGCACCTCACCTTCAAGGACGCCAAGGAACAGCTCCTGGAGAACTTCGAGCGCGAGTACATCACCCGCGTCCTCTCGCGCTGCGAGGGCAACCTGTCCCGCGCGGCGCGCGAGAGCGGCCTGCACCGCAAATCCATCGAGCGGCTGGTGAAGAAGTACCAGCTCGATGCCAAGGGCATGAAGCCACGCTGA
- a CDS encoding TadE family protein has protein sequence MTPRVPPNRGQSGQASVEAALSLPLVVFLMLGTLQLFLMLQGRIMAEYAAFRAVRSGSVKHGDCTAMTHAAVLALMPSYHSFMAGGGSPAQKLGQAFGRYKDNVYRTSARGNPVEGALVWILRDSPVAASVPNEDQNFDQADGANRRMEIRLVYWYPLKIPFADWVISRMTLARWGLQDYTAQDPLSPTRRANWTAENPTSLEGAIRDELRRRISIGFYSMPIHASASLRMMTPVRRLHFQTQNCAPAPEVL, from the coding sequence ATGACTCCGCGTGTTCCCCCCAACCGAGGACAGTCCGGGCAGGCATCCGTCGAAGCAGCCCTGTCCTTGCCGCTCGTCGTCTTCCTGATGCTGGGGACCCTGCAGCTGTTCCTGATGCTCCAGGGCCGCATCATGGCCGAGTACGCGGCCTTCCGGGCGGTGCGCTCGGGGAGCGTGAAGCATGGGGACTGCACGGCGATGACGCACGCGGCCGTGCTCGCCTTGATGCCCAGCTACCACTCCTTCATGGCGGGTGGCGGCTCGCCCGCCCAGAAGCTCGGCCAGGCGTTCGGCAGGTACAAGGACAACGTCTACCGGACCTCGGCGCGGGGCAATCCCGTCGAGGGCGCCCTGGTGTGGATCCTCCGCGACAGCCCCGTGGCCGCTTCGGTTCCCAACGAGGACCAGAACTTCGATCAGGCGGACGGCGCCAACCGGCGCATGGAGATCCGGCTCGTCTACTGGTACCCGCTCAAGATTCCCTTCGCCGACTGGGTCATCAGCCGCATGACGCTGGCGCGCTGGGGCCTGCAGGACTACACGGCGCAGGATCCGCTCTCCCCCACGCGGCGGGCGAACTGGACCGCGGAGAACCCCACCTCGCTCGAGGGGGCCATCCGCGACGAGCTGCGGCGCCGCATCTCGATTGGCTTCTACTCCATGCCCATTCATGCCTCGGCGAGCCTGCGGATGATGACGCCGGTGCGCCGACTGCACTTCCAGACGCAGAACTGCGCTCCGGCGCCGGAGGTCCTGTGA
- a CDS encoding pilus assembly protein TadG-related protein, with translation MKPYPRRGQTMVLMVISLFLLTLMVTLTLSIGSKVREKMEVQAVADAAAYSNAAVTARVYNEIALLSRAQIAHMVSMAAVQSLISWSTLFRANVAATSLNYSIISAQHAKDAARCCKKYSPCPHLCGCSIAASAVSGLKAFQVWTRDVAESMQFEALDTAAAAQSLRLQDAAMRLHGVQLLEYVRLMGEINNQSMADEIVDAAKGGSRVAGEWSAPGGGDSVSNREIGFFTGATTPIDILNSHHVFAAMGSRGFSFITGRSGIPAMVIQQQLQALGYVVPPDRATVVNQGSSYFSTLPNHGALWPLVNGKYSWTDDHGMNTLRYNHTFMPCRRYQSAFPTMVLLNSTDSTDPTDLHVWSPFFFVDTVPAPARHTLGRCVRCPSMWPTFIDYNPLPLVQEDDNFGQPKNFAVIQRDYSVRAASGQSVDPWNLGFRFRFSPSRESGFDNRALVLADGTDISKQTALSAGIAYYHRKGHWKEPPNLLNPYWRATLVPLTVDEDGEDDVPDTLGDVGTGWAGETFEALRGQGYEGGP, from the coding sequence GTGAAACCCTACCCTCGTCGGGGCCAGACCATGGTCCTCATGGTCATCTCCCTCTTCCTGCTCACGCTGATGGTGACGCTCACCCTGTCCATCGGCTCCAAGGTGCGCGAGAAGATGGAGGTGCAGGCCGTGGCGGATGCGGCCGCCTACAGCAACGCGGCCGTCACCGCGCGCGTCTACAACGAGATCGCCCTGCTGAGCCGCGCGCAGATCGCCCACATGGTGTCCATGGCGGCGGTGCAGAGCCTCATCAGTTGGTCCACGCTCTTCCGGGCCAACGTCGCGGCCACCTCCCTCAACTATTCCATCATCTCGGCGCAGCACGCCAAGGACGCCGCCAGGTGCTGCAAGAAGTACTCGCCCTGTCCCCACCTGTGTGGCTGCTCCATCGCCGCTTCCGCCGTGTCGGGCTTGAAGGCCTTCCAGGTCTGGACCCGGGACGTCGCGGAGTCCATGCAGTTCGAGGCGCTGGACACGGCCGCGGCCGCCCAGTCGCTGCGCCTGCAGGACGCGGCCATGCGCCTGCATGGGGTGCAACTGCTCGAGTACGTGCGACTGATGGGAGAGATCAACAACCAGAGCATGGCCGATGAGATCGTGGATGCCGCGAAGGGGGGCAGCCGGGTGGCGGGAGAGTGGAGCGCGCCGGGCGGAGGTGACTCGGTCTCCAACCGGGAGATTGGTTTCTTCACGGGCGCGACCACGCCCATCGACATCCTCAACTCCCACCATGTCTTCGCGGCCATGGGCAGCCGGGGCTTCTCCTTCATCACCGGCCGCTCCGGCATTCCCGCGATGGTGATCCAGCAGCAATTGCAGGCCCTGGGCTACGTGGTGCCCCCGGACAGGGCGACGGTCGTGAACCAGGGCAGCTCCTACTTCTCCACGCTGCCCAACCACGGCGCGTTGTGGCCCCTGGTCAACGGCAAGTACTCCTGGACGGATGACCACGGCATGAACACGCTGCGCTACAACCACACCTTCATGCCGTGTCGCCGCTACCAGTCCGCGTTCCCCACGATGGTCTTGTTGAACTCCACGGACTCGACGGACCCGACGGACCTGCACGTCTGGAGCCCCTTCTTCTTCGTGGACACGGTCCCCGCGCCCGCGCGTCACACGCTGGGCCGGTGCGTGCGCTGTCCGAGCATGTGGCCCACCTTCATCGACTACAACCCCCTGCCCCTGGTGCAGGAGGATGACAACTTCGGGCAGCCGAAGAACTTCGCCGTCATCCAGCGCGACTACAGCGTGCGCGCGGCCAGCGGTCAGTCCGTGGACCCGTGGAACCTCGGCTTCCGCTTCCGCTTCAGTCCCTCCCGGGAGTCTGGCTTCGACAACCGGGCACTGGTGCTCGCGGACGGAACCGACATCAGCAAGCAGACGGCGCTGTCGGCGGGCATCGCCTACTACCACCGCAAGGGGCACTGGAAGGAGCCGCCCAACCTGCTCAATCCCTACTGGCGTGCCACCCTGGTTCCCCTCACGGTCGATGAGGATGGCGAGGACGATGTCCCCGATACGTTGGGCGACGTGGGCACCGGGTGGGCGGGGGAGACTTTCGAGGCCCTGCGTGGCCAGGGCTATGAGGGAGGTCCGTGA
- a CDS encoding pilus assembly protein, producing the protein MRSLSRRRASRGQSLVELVLGLLVFVTVLMFGIHFAEIGYLSVKVTEASHSALLDTTGHRLHSWPSNNNPSDRAAEIAAAEATERYRDFDSRTSTAHGDGLAQVFTRVSGLNVTCRTGAGPSFGPSLLTSVAYEDAGGLSCQSEALVEPVGAYTLPRKFMEDANGFFSQPHLLRPDPFRVCGMGRARGGVCTGRLTMALDDWGLSGDSESGICPFIPDVPAPCPTNLPFYAMAASVFTLNGLGQGIAGSRMAMGIVKRMPMPFFYGGENMFWMSSAGEPLFLQPTGFSMAEGWPLWPTTPGAAPIGVPGLAYSFAYLKRDGCFLGKDCP; encoded by the coding sequence ATGAGAAGCCTTTCGCGCCGTCGCGCCTCGCGCGGTCAGTCGCTGGTGGAACTGGTGCTCGGGCTGCTGGTCTTCGTCACGGTGCTGATGTTCGGCATCCACTTCGCGGAGATCGGCTACCTGTCGGTGAAGGTGACGGAGGCGTCGCACTCGGCGCTGCTGGACACCACCGGGCACAGACTGCACTCGTGGCCGTCGAACAACAATCCCTCCGACCGGGCCGCGGAGATCGCCGCCGCGGAGGCCACCGAGCGCTACCGGGACTTCGACAGCCGGACCTCCACCGCCCACGGAGACGGGCTCGCCCAGGTCTTCACCCGCGTCTCGGGCCTGAACGTGACCTGCCGCACGGGCGCCGGCCCCTCGTTCGGTCCGAGCCTGTTGACCAGCGTAGCGTATGAGGACGCGGGCGGATTGAGCTGCCAGTCCGAGGCGCTCGTCGAGCCGGTGGGCGCCTATACGCTTCCCCGGAAGTTCATGGAGGACGCCAATGGCTTCTTCTCCCAGCCGCACCTGCTGCGTCCCGATCCCTTCCGCGTGTGCGGCATGGGCCGGGCCCGGGGGGGCGTCTGCACGGGCCGGCTGACCATGGCGCTGGATGACTGGGGCCTGTCCGGAGACTCCGAGTCCGGCATCTGCCCCTTCATCCCCGACGTCCCCGCGCCGTGCCCCACCAACCTTCCCTTCTATGCGATGGCCGCCAGTGTCTTCACGCTCAACGGGCTGGGCCAGGGAATCGCCGGCAGCCGGATGGCCATGGGCATCGTCAAGAGGATGCCCATGCCCTTCTTCTATGGCGGCGAGAACATGTTCTGGATGAGCAGCGCGGGCGAGCCGCTCTTCCTCCAGCCCACTGGCTTCTCCATGGCCGAGGGCTGGCCGCTCTGGCCCACCACCCCCGGGGCGGCGCCCATCGGTGTTCCGGGTCTGGCGTATTCGTTTGCCTACCTCAAGCGGGATGGCTGCTTCCTCGGAAAGGATTGCCCCTGA
- the ileS gene encoding isoleucine--tRNA ligase, which translates to MNDAGAPPQDPKDTVNLPKTDFPMKGNLAQLEPRMLGWWADHGIWGKILARRVGHEPFVIADGPPYANGHLHAGHALNKVLKDIVVKYRNLSGRQCDYIPGWDTHGLPIEQAVEKRLKDKKIDKRTLDREAFLSQCREYALEFIDIQRTEFKRLGVLGDWDNPYRTLDFSYEAQEIRELATFARRGMLYRRKKPVYFCLTDQTALAEAEVEYEQHSSPSVYVAFPAGPEVAERVPVLAGREVSFVIWTTTPWTLPANLAIAVNAEYEYVFYALGERVICVAKDLLSRVLAEVKADELEVKTVKVKGSEVSATALVEPERILAYARGDELEGCTYRHVFHPREGKILLGEHVTLEAGTGLVHTAPGHGQEDYEVGLKYGLDIYNPIRHDGRFDDSVGEWLAGKKVFEANPIVIDVLADKGVLLNGKTDKVEHSYPHCWRCHNPVILSATYQWFIPLDKPLHGGEGKTYRQQVLDEVDRVQWVPSWGQSRIRGMLETRPDWCISRQRSWGVPIPIAYCEGCDEALISPELMENVAAAVEKQGVGVWYRTPVEHFLPEGQRACGRCGKTGFRRETDILDVWFDSACMFSAVLDRRQRVPADLFLEGSDQHRGWFHSSILVSVGTRDVSPYKACLTHGFVVDGKGEKMSKSVGNTVAPEKIIQQYGAEVLRLWVASSDYRNDVRLSDQILKGLSEGYRKIRNTIRYTLSNLYDFEPERDAVAAERLQPLDTWARGRLAEVVARVKKAYEAYEFHLVYATVVDFCAGDLSAVYFDILKDRLYTSKATGEARRGAQTVLYEVATVLLRVLAPIMSFTAEEAWQYLPGKKTESVFLTDFPEPAVKPDAVLAERYAKLFAVRGAVQGLLEAARREKMIGSSLEARVVLSASGKAREFLQAHAAELPGLLIVSQVELADEAGEKAQVLAVAQALGEDVKAEVLPARGAKCPRCWTYSEQVAAGASVCGKCQEALS; encoded by the coding sequence ATGAACGATGCCGGAGCGCCTCCCCAGGATCCCAAGGACACGGTCAATCTTCCCAAGACGGACTTCCCCATGAAGGGAAACCTCGCCCAGCTCGAGCCGCGCATGCTCGGCTGGTGGGCGGACCACGGCATCTGGGGAAAGATCCTCGCGCGGCGAGTGGGCCACGAGCCCTTCGTCATCGCCGACGGGCCGCCGTACGCCAACGGCCACCTGCACGCGGGCCACGCGCTCAACAAGGTCCTCAAGGACATCGTGGTGAAGTACCGCAATCTCTCCGGCCGCCAGTGTGACTACATCCCCGGCTGGGACACGCACGGCCTGCCCATCGAGCAGGCGGTGGAGAAGCGGCTCAAGGACAAGAAGATCGACAAGCGCACGCTGGACCGCGAGGCCTTCCTCTCCCAGTGCCGCGAGTACGCGCTGGAGTTCATCGACATCCAGCGCACCGAGTTCAAGCGCCTGGGCGTGCTCGGGGACTGGGACAATCCCTATCGCACGCTCGACTTCAGCTACGAGGCGCAGGAGATCCGCGAGCTGGCCACCTTCGCCCGGCGCGGCATGCTCTACCGGCGCAAGAAGCCGGTGTACTTCTGCCTCACGGATCAGACGGCGCTCGCCGAGGCCGAGGTGGAGTACGAGCAGCACTCGAGCCCGTCCGTGTACGTGGCCTTTCCCGCGGGCCCCGAGGTGGCCGAGCGCGTGCCGGTGCTCGCGGGCCGCGAGGTCTCCTTCGTCATCTGGACCACCACGCCCTGGACGCTGCCGGCCAACCTCGCCATCGCGGTGAACGCCGAGTACGAGTACGTGTTCTACGCGCTCGGCGAGCGCGTCATCTGCGTGGCGAAGGATCTGCTGTCCCGGGTGCTCGCCGAGGTGAAGGCGGACGAGCTGGAAGTGAAGACGGTGAAGGTGAAGGGCAGCGAGGTGTCGGCGACGGCGCTGGTGGAGCCCGAGCGCATCCTCGCCTACGCGCGGGGCGATGAGCTGGAGGGCTGCACCTACCGGCACGTCTTCCATCCGCGTGAGGGGAAGATCCTCCTCGGCGAGCACGTGACGCTGGAGGCCGGTACGGGCCTGGTGCACACGGCACCCGGCCATGGCCAGGAGGACTACGAGGTGGGCCTGAAGTACGGGCTCGACATCTACAACCCCATCCGCCACGACGGCCGCTTCGACGACAGCGTGGGCGAGTGGCTCGCGGGCAAGAAGGTCTTCGAGGCCAATCCGATCGTCATCGACGTGCTCGCCGACAAGGGCGTGCTGCTCAACGGCAAGACGGACAAGGTGGAGCACAGCTATCCGCACTGCTGGCGCTGCCACAACCCGGTCATCCTCAGCGCCACGTACCAGTGGTTCATCCCGCTGGACAAGCCGCTGCACGGGGGCGAGGGCAAGACGTACCGCCAGCAGGTGCTGGACGAGGTGGACCGGGTGCAGTGGGTGCCCTCGTGGGGGCAGAGCCGCATCCGGGGCATGCTGGAGACGCGGCCGGACTGGTGCATCAGCCGTCAGCGGAGCTGGGGCGTGCCCATCCCCATCGCCTACTGCGAGGGCTGCGACGAGGCGCTCATCTCCCCCGAGTTGATGGAGAACGTGGCGGCGGCGGTGGAGAAGCAGGGCGTGGGCGTGTGGTACCGCACGCCGGTGGAGCACTTCCTGCCCGAGGGCCAGCGCGCGTGCGGCAGGTGCGGCAAGACGGGCTTCCGCCGCGAGACGGACATCCTGGACGTGTGGTTCGACTCGGCGTGCATGTTCAGCGCGGTGCTGGACCGACGCCAGCGCGTTCCGGCGGACCTGTTCCTCGAGGGGAGTGATCAGCACCGGGGCTGGTTCCACTCGTCCATCCTGGTGTCGGTGGGCACGCGCGACGTGTCGCCCTACAAGGCCTGCCTCACGCACGGCTTCGTGGTGGACGGCAAGGGCGAGAAGATGTCCAAGAGCGTGGGCAACACGGTGGCCCCGGAGAAGATCATCCAGCAGTATGGCGCCGAGGTGCTCCGGCTGTGGGTGGCCAGCAGCGATTACCGCAACGACGTGCGCCTGTCGGATCAGATCCTCAAGGGCCTGAGCGAGGGCTACCGGAAGATCCGCAACACCATCCGCTACACGCTGAGCAACCTGTATGACTTCGAGCCGGAGCGGGACGCGGTGGCCGCGGAGCGGTTGCAGCCCCTGGACACGTGGGCGCGGGGTCGGCTCGCGGAAGTCGTGGCGCGGGTGAAGAAGGCCTACGAGGCGTACGAGTTCCACCTCGTGTACGCGACGGTGGTGGACTTCTGCGCGGGGGACCTGTCGGCGGTGTACTTCGACATCCTCAAGGACCGGCTCTACACGTCCAAGGCGACGGGCGAGGCGCGGCGTGGCGCACAGACGGTGCTGTACGAGGTGGCCACGGTGCTGCTGCGAGTGCTGGCGCCCATCATGAGCTTCACGGCGGAGGAGGCGTGGCAGTACCTGCCGGGGAAGAAGACGGAGAGCGTCTTCCTGACGGACTTCCCGGAGCCCGCGGTGAAGCCCGACGCGGTCCTGGCCGAGCGGTACGCGAAGCTCTTCGCGGTGCGTGGCGCCGTGCAGGGGCTGTTGGAGGCGGCGCGGCGCGAGAAGATGATTGGCTCCTCGCTGGAGGCGCGGGTGGTGCTGAGCGCGAGCGGCAAGGCGCGCGAGTTCCTCCAGGCCCACGCGGCGGAACTGCCGGGGCTGCTCATCGTGAGCCAGGTGGAACTGGCGGACGAGGCGGGGGAGAAGGCCCAGGTGCTCGCCGTGGCGCAGGCGCTCGGCGAGGACGTGAAGGCGGAGGTGCTGCCGGCCCGGGGCGCCAAGTGCCCTCGTTGCTGGACGTACTCGGAGCAGGTGGCCGCGGGCGCTTCCGTCTGCGGCAAATGCCAGGAGGCGCTGTCATGA
- a CDS encoding DUF4430 domain-containing protein, producing the protein MSGVLNPSRRSLLGCLALVVLGFASVPTWADEPAKKAPEGKSAPATVSVVFDYGNGKEKALTGIEWRQGMTAWEATQAAARRSPPIELKHSGSGAMVYVTGIDGVKNQGGGRDKRNWQLWVNGTYADAGVGAKVLQAGDKVLWKFAPPPPPGS; encoded by the coding sequence ATGAGTGGAGTCCTGAATCCGTCACGTCGTTCCCTGTTGGGCTGTCTGGCGCTGGTGGTGCTGGGGTTCGCCTCGGTGCCCACCTGGGCGGATGAGCCGGCGAAGAAGGCCCCGGAAGGCAAGAGCGCCCCCGCGACCGTCTCGGTTGTCTTTGATTATGGCAATGGCAAGGAGAAGGCCCTGACGGGCATCGAGTGGCGCCAGGGCATGACGGCCTGGGAGGCGACCCAGGCAGCGGCGCGGCGTTCCCCTCCCATCGAGCTCAAACACTCGGGCAGTGGGGCGATGGTGTACGTCACCGGAATCGACGGGGTGAAGAACCAGGGCGGCGGGCGCGACAAGCGCAACTGGCAGCTCTGGGTCAACGGCACCTACGCCGACGCGGGCGTGGGCGCCAAGGTGCTCCAGGCGGGCGACAAGGTGCTCTGGAAGTTCGCGCCGCCCCCTCCACCGGGCTCCTGA
- a CDS encoding DUF2019 domain-containing protein has protein sequence MESQVRQLEELAEKFAHHTAEQTDAIFRGDARTGNRHAKQRIATFKKLRAHGNAGRDALAMLLTHPRMDVRGMAAVYLLRYRTAEAKAVLLEIAKGEGLAAFEASEALKRWEEGTWALDPTEDVAG, from the coding sequence TTGGAAAGTCAGGTAAGACAGCTAGAAGAACTGGCGGAAAAGTTTGCCCACCACACAGCAGAACAGACGGACGCAATCTTTCGAGGTGATGCCAGAACCGGAAACAGGCACGCGAAGCAGCGGATCGCTACGTTCAAGAAGTTGCGCGCTCACGGGAACGCGGGGCGGGATGCGCTCGCCATGTTGCTCACGCACCCGCGAATGGACGTACGAGGCATGGCGGCGGTCTACCTGCTGCGCTATCGGACGGCGGAAGCCAAGGCCGTCTTACTGGAGATCGCAAAAGGTGAAGGACTGGCCGCTTTTGAAGCTTCGGAGGCCCTGAAACGCTGGGAAGAGGGCACTTGGGCACTCGATCCAACCGAGGATGTTGCGGGGTAG
- a CDS encoding DUF4430 domain-containing protein — protein sequence MTAWVATQAAARRTPAIAIKHSGSGAMVYVTGIDGVKNQGGGRDKRNWQLWVNGTYADAGVGAKVLQAGDKVLWKFAPPPPSGS from the coding sequence ATGACGGCCTGGGTGGCGACCCAGGCCGCGGCGCGGCGCACCCCTGCCATCGCCATCAAACACTCGGGCAGTGGCGCGATGGTGTACGTCACTGGAATCGATGGGGTGAAGAACCAGGGCGGCGGGCGCGACAAGCGCAACTGGCAGCTCTGGGTCAACGGCACCTACGCCGACGCGGGCGTGGGCGCCAAGGTGCTCCAGGCGGGCGACAAGGTGCTCTGGAAGTTCGCGCCGCCCCCTCCATCGGGCTCCTGA